The genome window TGATAGTCCTGAAGTAATGGGGGACTGTCACTGTAGGAAGCTGGTGGTGGGTTTATCCACCACCAGCATCGATAAACCAAAGACCCCGGCGCTTCTCTTAGAAGACCGGGGTCTTTGGTTGTAAGGGGTAGTGATCGTCTTTAGCGTGAGATTTTGCTTGTGCCATATCCCGAACTATAAGTAATGTAATCGTTCACCACAGAGACACAGAGACAGGGAGAATGATTTTAGATTTTTCTCCGTATCTCTGTATCTCCGTGGTGAGGTGAACGGTTACCAGATAATTTCTATCTTGACAAGGCTGTAGGGGCACGTTGCAACGTGCCCCTACAGTAAGGGCGATTAGCGAATCGTCCTTGCAAAAGGAGGAGGTAGGGGCGAATAATTATTCGCCCCTACTAAAGAGACTTTACCCATAAATACTAACGTGACAAGGCACTATTGACCCCTAATCCAAAACCAATTTGAAAGGGGATGAGCGAGACTCTTACCCTCTGGAGGTTGTAATGACCGATAAGCGAAAGAAGTTTTTGATTTCAGCCGTAGCGTTAGCCTTGGTGCTGATATTAGTAGGCCTAGGTTTGGCCCAGGCGGATGTAAGTAATAATATCATCTGGCAGCAAGATCAGAATCTGGTTCCTGATACTAACTGGAACCTCTATACCATGACCAACAATGAGAGCGACTCAACCCAAAAGACCGACTCGGCTGATACCAATGAGGTCCATCCTTCGGCGGCCTATGATGGGTCAAAGGTCGTTTATGCTAAGTGGGATGGGATACAGTATGATGTTTACTATAAAACGAACGGCGGTCCAGAGACTAAGATAATTGACGACGGTCAATACCCGGCTTTGGGACCCTGTGGTCAAGTGGCTTTTTGCCGTCGTAAACTTACTGGGGGTGTCTGGTGGTGGGGGATCTATACCACTAATCTATCTGGAAGTGGCCCAGATGGTCCGTATTATGTTTTCTGGGGTGCAAATCATCAATGGCCTTCCATCTCCCCGGACGGCAAGTATATCATCTTTGCGACCGATGAAGAGGGGGACAATGATAACTGGGAGATTTACCAGATGGACTATGGAGGGGGTGGCGAGATTAACCTGACTAACAACTGGGCTAACGATATCGATCCGGCCTATAGTTTTGACGGCACCCAGATTGTCTTTGCTTCCAACCGAAGTAATCCTGATAACAGTAGTAACTATGATATCTACACCATGCCTGCCGGCGGGAGCGGCAGCCCCACTCAGGTCACTACCAACACTGCGGTGGACCAGTATCCTTTTTATTCTCCTGATGGGAGCAGGATAGTTTTCACCTCTTACCGTGATGATAATAAGGGTGAAATCTACACCATTCCCAGCGGTGGCGGCGATCCCGTCAATGTAACAAGATTAACCAACAATAGTTACCATGATCGGTATCCCACCTGGGGAGGCACGGCCAGTGCGCCTGCTGCGCCTATTAATCTTACCTTAAGTAATGTCGCCTACGATTCCATTAAACTCACCTGGACCGACAACTCCTGTAATGAGGATGGCTTTAAGGTGAAGAGGAGCACGGATAACGTAACCTTTAACGATGTCTGGGATTTCCCGGCTGTATCCGGAAAGGGCACCCCCCTGGACTGGACGGATACGGGCGTGCTTAAGTGCACCCAGTATTACTATTATGTTCAGGCTTGGAATGGGGTAGGCACGGCCAATTCGTCTACGGTGGATACCTTTACGCTCGACACCGTCCCGGCCGCGCCCACCGGTCTGAAAGGCACCACCTCGTGTTGGACGTGCTCGGACACCACCATTAGCCTTAGCTGGACCGATAATGCCCCCACGGCTGGTTGTAGTGATGAGGACAGCTTCTCGATCTGGGCCTCAATCAGCGGCGGCGCCCTCACCATAATAGATACGGCTCCCCAACACCCGGGGACCGGAGCGGTTACTAACCAGTGTTTTGATAACTTAGAGCCAGACACCCGGTATTCCATCAGGGTGAGCGCTGATAATCAATATGGTTCCTCAGATCTGTCGGATACGATTGTGATTCCTACCAAGCCGGCACCACCGTCTGGCCTTATGGCAAATGCCCCGGCGGCTGATAGTAATGGTTGGCGCCAGATCGATCTCAGTTGGTCTGACGTCTCGACGATCAACGATGGTTACTACATTCAGAGGTATATTGTCCAGGGGACGGCCGCTAATGACCCGGTGGAGACCTGTCCGTGTACTTGCGAAAAGGCTAACTATGTCCCGGATGGCTCGGCCATCAAGCTGGTGGGTTCGGCTCTTACGGACTATCCTGATAGTATAGGTCTTCTTCCCAAGACCTGTTACTATTACCAGATAAGGGCTTATGTTGAGTATTACAACGGATCAGATACGACGGAAGCCACCTGCCATTGGGAGGATTCTAATTGCACCAACACCACGGATACGAATCCACTGCCACCGTCTGGGCTTTCACTCTCAGAGGTGGATACGGATTCCATCAAGATCAGTTGGACTGACAATTCCGGGACCTTCTACTACCAGCAGGAGGATAGCTTCACGGTTTACAGGACGGTTAATAACACCGGCACCATTGTGGTGGACGCTCATGCCGGAAGTGGATCAACCGTAGACACGACTGATACAGGTTTAACACCGGGAACCCAATACTGCTATACCGTGAGCGCCTGGAATAGTATCAGCGAGGATACAGCTACGGCCACAGTCTGTGCTACTACCTGCGAGACTGACCCGAATAAACCCACCGGCCTCAGCTTGCAGGTCAAGTCATTCAGTCAGATCGACCTGACCTGGACTGACAACGACGATAGTGCGGACACGGATGAAATCTGGGCCAGCCAGGATGGAGGTGCCTGGGCCAAGCTGGGTGATACCATGCCGGTTGCCGCGGGCGCCACTAATACTTACTCGGCGACAGGTCTTGTCGGAGGTAGTAACTACTGCTTTAAGATAACGGCGGTGGCCGACAATACAGGAGGGTGTAGTCCCACGCAACTTACTTCTGACTCGGATTCAGCATGTGCCAGCACCAACGTCTCCAATATTTGGGTTGACGGTCCGAGCAATAATGGTCCTGAGGAGTGCGGGGGCGGTGAGGATGAGATACAGGTGCCCAGCCCGTTTATTAATACTACTAATACTAAGGTGAAGCTGGATTACGTGAAGGATCTGAATACGATCCAGTTCGATGTCACCTATGACACCATCGAGGTGGAAACCGTATCGGTAAGCCTGGGTAGTAAGTTCAGCGGAGCCACCGCGGTATATAACGATGTTGAGACACCGACAGGCCGGGCGCTGAAGGTTAATATCCATATACCGGGTGGTAGTCTCCCACTTCCAAAGGTTGATTGCCCCACGGGATGTGAGGTAATCACCTTAGAGGTTAAATTCGCGGGCGTCAGCCCCCCGTGGGGGGCATCTCTGGGAGTGGAAAACACCCAGATGTCCGATAATACTGCCCAACCGATCACTGTTGTAGGGGAATGCGGTGATTTTCTATATCTATGGGTATATAATCCCCGCCCGGGTGATGCCGACTGTGATGGTGATACCGAGGTTGCGGATGTAACCTATATGGAATATGCCCTCGTTGGCCACCCTGACTATCCGGTCTGCAACGTCTTTAACCTGGATACTACAGGTAATGGTGAGTTTAATGAGAGTGACATCACCTGTCTGCAGAGGCTGCTGATCGGACTGGATTGCAGCGGCCTGCTGGCTCCAATCCAGTTCCCAGAGATAGCCACGGGAACGGTCAGAGAGGTGGCCTTTATGGTTAAAGGCATAGCCGACTTAGACGTGGCCTACCTGGATGTAAGCTATGCTAAAGGTATCCGGATCACTGGTATCACGGCTGGAGACCTGACCGCAGGCGCCACGCCGATCTTCAACCTGGAGGACGGCCGGCTGCGGATGATCCTGAATATGGCCGGTGTGAGTGGGGTAAGTGGCTCAGGCTCTATCTTCAAGGTCGGCTTTGTAGGCGAGGGAGAGTTCTCCATTAATCAGGTCGCCCTGAGCAGTGCTGAGGCCACGCTTATTGGGGCGGATGTGACCACGATAATAACCGGCCAAGTGAGCCGGGCTATTCCTACCAGGACGAGGCTTTACCAGAACTTCCCCAATCCTCTCAATCCAGAGACCTTGATTCCTTTTGATCTGGCTACGGAGGCCCAGGTAACCATCAATATCTACAACCTGTCCGGCCAATTGATCAGGAGCCTGGATCTGGGCAAGCTGGCG of bacterium contains these proteins:
- a CDS encoding FlgD immunoglobulin-like domain containing protein, which translates into the protein MTDKRKKFLISAVALALVLILVGLGLAQADVSNNIIWQQDQNLVPDTNWNLYTMTNNESDSTQKTDSADTNEVHPSAAYDGSKVVYAKWDGIQYDVYYKTNGGPETKIIDDGQYPALGPCGQVAFCRRKLTGGVWWWGIYTTNLSGSGPDGPYYVFWGANHQWPSISPDGKYIIFATDEEGDNDNWEIYQMDYGGGGEINLTNNWANDIDPAYSFDGTQIVFASNRSNPDNSSNYDIYTMPAGGSGSPTQVTTNTAVDQYPFYSPDGSRIVFTSYRDDNKGEIYTIPSGGGDPVNVTRLTNNSYHDRYPTWGGTASAPAAPINLTLSNVAYDSIKLTWTDNSCNEDGFKVKRSTDNVTFNDVWDFPAVSGKGTPLDWTDTGVLKCTQYYYYVQAWNGVGTANSSTVDTFTLDTVPAAPTGLKGTTSCWTCSDTTISLSWTDNAPTAGCSDEDSFSIWASISGGALTIIDTAPQHPGTGAVTNQCFDNLEPDTRYSIRVSADNQYGSSDLSDTIVIPTKPAPPSGLMANAPAADSNGWRQIDLSWSDVSTINDGYYIQRYIVQGTAANDPVETCPCTCEKANYVPDGSAIKLVGSALTDYPDSIGLLPKTCYYYQIRAYVEYYNGSDTTEATCHWEDSNCTNTTDTNPLPPSGLSLSEVDTDSIKISWTDNSGTFYYQQEDSFTVYRTVNNTGTIVVDAHAGSGSTVDTTDTGLTPGTQYCYTVSAWNSISEDTATATVCATTCETDPNKPTGLSLQVKSFSQIDLTWTDNDDSADTDEIWASQDGGAWAKLGDTMPVAAGATNTYSATGLVGGSNYCFKITAVADNTGGCSPTQLTSDSDSACASTNVSNIWVDGPSNNGPEECGGGEDEIQVPSPFINTTNTKVKLDYVKDLNTIQFDVTYDTIEVETVSVSLGSKFSGATAVYNDVETPTGRALKVNIHIPGGSLPLPKVDCPTGCEVITLEVKFAGVSPPWGASLGVENTQMSDNTAQPITVVGECGDFLYLWVYNPRPGDADCDGDTEVADVTYMEYALVGHPDYPVCNVFNLDTTGNGEFNESDITCLQRLLIGLDCSGLLAPIQFPEIATGTVREVAFMVKGIADLDVAYLDVSYAKGIRITGITAGDLTAGATPIFNLEDGRLRMILNMAGVSGVSGSGSIFKVGFVGEGEFSINQVALSSAEATLIGADVTTIITGQVSRAIPTRTRLYQNFPNPLNPETLIPFDLATEAQVTINIYNLSGQLIRSLDLGKLAVGSYVDKEKAAFWNGRDNAGVEVSGGVYLYQIKAGDFTSTRKMIVLK